One window of Sulfurospirillum sp. 1612 genomic DNA carries:
- the dnaN gene encoding DNA polymerase III subunit beta encodes MKVSINKGVLETILINIQPYLEKKDLSQITSHLLITNIEDELIIKSTDFDIGLSYNTKNVKIIDYGDATANGKKLLDIIKILKDDEVTLETINDYLYIKQRNSKFKLPMFNPNEFPSFPEISNKPKFNIDSSSFVRGIKKISAAIDNNNPKLELNGALINIKNGFTNLVSTDTKRLAVVKLENNIEDEFSMIIPKKAIVEMQKVFSEAIEIFYDENTLIAKSSHFQFFTKLINGKFPDYERIIPKDKKFRLLLSRSKIIDSIKQVSIISNEVKITFKKDKIVFESLNDENIEAKTEIEYDTGLDEDIYLAINSRYLLDFLSNIENNDFTLGFNDSSLPFTLEDENFITIVMPIII; translated from the coding sequence ATGAAAGTTTCAATAAATAAAGGCGTATTGGAAACAATACTTATCAATATTCAACCGTATTTAGAGAAAAAAGATTTAAGTCAAATTACATCCCATCTTCTTATTACAAATATAGAAGACGAGCTCATCATCAAATCAACAGATTTTGATATTGGTTTGAGTTACAATACTAAAAATGTAAAAATCATAGATTATGGTGATGCCACCGCCAATGGTAAAAAACTTCTTGATATCATTAAAATTTTAAAAGATGATGAAGTGACCTTAGAGACAATCAATGATTATCTCTATATTAAACAACGTAATTCTAAATTTAAACTCCCAATGTTTAATCCTAATGAATTTCCTTCATTTCCTGAAATTAGTAATAAACCAAAATTTAATATTGACAGTAGTTCGTTTGTTAGAGGTATTAAAAAAATCTCAGCAGCCATTGATAATAATAATCCAAAGTTAGAACTCAATGGAGCATTAATCAACATCAAAAATGGTTTTACCAATCTTGTTTCAACAGATACTAAAAGATTGGCCGTTGTGAAATTGGAAAATAATATAGAAGATGAATTTTCAATGATTATTCCTAAAAAAGCCATTGTAGAGATGCAAAAAGTCTTTTCAGAAGCCATTGAGATTTTTTATGATGAAAATACTTTAATTGCAAAATCATCGCATTTTCAATTTTTTACGAAACTCATCAATGGAAAATTTCCAGATTATGAGCGTATTATCCCAAAAGATAAAAAATTCAGACTGCTTTTGAGCCGATCTAAAATTATTGATTCAATCAAACAAGTTTCGATTATTTCTAATGAAGTTAAAATCACATTTAAAAAAGACAAAATTGTATTTGAGAGTTTAAATGATGAAAATATTGAAGCAAAAACAGAAATCGAATATGATACAGGATTGGATGAGGATATCTATCTGGCTATCAACAGTCGCTATCTATTAGATTTTTTATCCAATATTGAAAACAATGATTTTACCTTAGGATTTAATGACAGTTCTCTTCCGTTTACATTAGAAGATGAGAATTTTATAACCATTGTGATGCCTATCATCATTTA
- the dnaA gene encoding chromosomal replication initiator protein DnaA, whose protein sequence is MLADSVIRLLKDEISEQEYERYIKQLTFNEKESHSDQKIFEVPNILLLNWIKTKYSQKIAHLFEVKTGKKPEIKIIVKNKIERTPKSKSKNILIESNKLVTNTILNPSYTFESFVVGSSNQYAYSIAKSVAKKPGVMYNPVFIYGPTGLGKTHLIHAIGNYSQLNGKSVIYATIEQFMNDFTYNLKNQTMDRFREKYRSCDILLIDDTQFLSNKIQTQEEFFHTFNELHASGKQIVLTSDKPPKMINGLEERLKSRFEWGSIADIGLPELETKIAIIKKKCELDGIDLNNEIANYIAVNMGDNIREIEGAIINLNAYATLMRQEITLEFAKNVMKAQIKEKKNNITLEDIITTIAKELNIKPSDIKSKKRNKNIVEARRIGIYLARTLTPNSMPSLASYFGMKDHTAVSHNMKKINEIIETNETFRLRVEELKNKILGKKVD, encoded by the coding sequence TTGTTAGCAGATAGTGTTATTAGACTTTTAAAAGATGAAATATCTGAACAAGAATACGAAAGATATATAAAACAACTCACTTTTAATGAAAAAGAATCCCATTCTGATCAAAAAATTTTTGAAGTACCCAATATTTTGTTACTCAATTGGATTAAGACCAAATATTCTCAAAAAATCGCACACTTATTTGAAGTCAAAACAGGCAAAAAGCCAGAAATCAAGATTATTGTTAAAAACAAAATTGAGCGTACTCCCAAATCCAAAAGCAAAAACATTTTGATTGAATCCAATAAACTCGTGACCAATACTATTTTGAACCCATCGTATACATTTGAGAGTTTTGTAGTGGGTAGCTCCAATCAATATGCTTATTCTATAGCAAAATCAGTAGCAAAAAAACCAGGAGTCATGTACAATCCGGTTTTTATTTATGGGCCGACAGGATTGGGTAAAACCCATCTTATTCACGCCATCGGAAATTATTCACAACTCAATGGCAAAAGTGTGATTTATGCCACCATTGAACAATTTATGAATGATTTTACTTATAATCTCAAAAATCAAACCATGGATCGCTTTCGTGAAAAATATCGAAGTTGTGATATATTGTTGATTGATGATACTCAATTTTTATCCAATAAAATTCAAACACAAGAAGAATTTTTTCATACCTTTAATGAATTGCATGCCTCTGGCAAACAAATTGTACTCACCTCAGATAAACCTCCTAAGATGATTAATGGCTTAGAAGAGCGCTTGAAAAGTCGATTTGAATGGGGTTCAATCGCTGATATTGGCTTGCCTGAGCTTGAAACAAAAATTGCTATTATTAAGAAAAAATGCGAATTAGACGGTATTGATCTTAATAATGAAATTGCCAATTATATTGCTGTCAATATGGGTGATAATATTCGAGAAATCGAAGGAGCAATTATCAATCTCAATGCGTATGCCACATTGATGCGCCAAGAGATTACATTAGAGTTTGCAAAAAATGTCATGAAAGCACAAATTAAAGAGAAAAAAAATAATATTACATTAGAAGACATTATTACAACCATAGCCAAAGAGCTCAATATCAAGCCTAGTGACATCAAATCTAAAAAAAGAAATAAAAATATTGTAGAAGCCAGAAGAATTGGAATCTATTTAGCAAGAACATTAACACCAAATTCCATGCCATCGCTGGCATCATACTTTGGTATGAAAGATCACACGGCTGTATCACATAATATGAAAAAGATTAATGAAATAATAGAAACGAACGAAACATTTAGACTAAGAGTAGAGGAATTAAAAAATAAAATTTTAGGAAAAAAAGTAGATTGA